In Candidatus Cohnella colombiensis, one DNA window encodes the following:
- the rnmV gene encoding ribonuclease M5 — MIQEVIVVEGKDDTTAIKRAVGADTIETGGSAIGEAVMRRIELAQERRGVIIFTDPDAPGERIRKLVAERVPGCKHAFLTKSEARGMKGIGVEHASDEAIRRALDSVRSPQQEADRSQEDEIEWSDLLDAGLIVHASSATRRERMGEMLGIGYANGKQFHKRCLMFRITRTEFLTALEQLEREGL, encoded by the coding sequence ATGATTCAAGAAGTAATTGTCGTGGAAGGCAAGGATGATACGACAGCGATAAAACGCGCGGTAGGCGCAGATACGATTGAAACAGGCGGTTCGGCTATCGGTGAAGCGGTTATGCGCCGGATCGAGCTAGCGCAGGAGCGGCGTGGTGTCATCATTTTTACAGATCCAGATGCACCGGGCGAACGAATTCGCAAGCTAGTGGCGGAACGGGTGCCGGGCTGCAAGCATGCATTCTTAACGAAGAGTGAAGCGCGTGGGATGAAGGGGATCGGTGTTGAGCATGCTTCGGATGAGGCGATCCGAAGAGCTCTGGATAGTGTTCGCAGTCCTCAGCAGGAGGCAGATCGATCGCAAGAAGATGAAATTGAGTGGAGTGACCTGTTAGACGCTGGACTCATCGTTCACGCCTCCTCTGCGACACGCAGAGAGCGGATGGGCGAGATGCTCGGAATTGGATATGCGAATGGCAAGCAATTTCACAAAAGATGTCTCATGTTCCGAATTACGCGTACGGAATTTTTAACAGCGTTGGAACAACTGGAGCGGGAAGGGCTGTAA
- the yabG gene encoding sporulation peptidase YabG, producing MEQGDLVVRKSYGGDVLFRIAAIAGHQAVLRGADYRLLADSPWSDLRKVKDPDELGGSRQARVHATESIRHMNELRNEQLGVARMSMHPGDRRQEFFELPGKVLHLDGDGNYLNKSMQVYNQLHVPSEGVHCHESQMAPVLARLLPQINPDIVVITGHDGLLKNKDDLQHLGSYKNSLNFVQAVKVAREYERNRDSLIIVAGACQSHFEALLQSGANFASSPGRIMIHALDPVYAAVRASFTPFRETINIADVISHTISGKHGVGGIETMGKYRVGVPQLKPVNTSKNVNIV from the coding sequence ATGGAGCAGGGGGATTTGGTCGTCCGCAAATCGTACGGCGGGGATGTGCTATTCCGAATCGCGGCTATAGCCGGACATCAAGCTGTCCTGAGGGGGGCGGATTATCGATTGTTGGCAGACTCGCCGTGGAGTGATCTTCGCAAGGTGAAAGATCCGGACGAGCTTGGAGGCTCGCGCCAGGCACGTGTTCATGCGACGGAATCGATAAGACATATGAACGAGCTTCGCAACGAGCAATTAGGGGTTGCGCGGATGTCGATGCATCCAGGTGATCGACGGCAGGAATTTTTTGAGCTGCCGGGCAAGGTGCTACATCTGGATGGTGATGGTAATTATTTAAATAAGAGTATGCAAGTGTACAATCAGTTACATGTGCCGTCAGAAGGGGTACACTGCCATGAGTCACAGATGGCACCAGTGTTAGCGAGGTTGCTTCCCCAAATTAATCCAGACATTGTCGTCATAACAGGGCATGATGGTCTTCTTAAAAATAAAGATGACTTACAGCATCTAGGAAGCTATAAAAACTCATTGAACTTCGTGCAAGCAGTGAAGGTCGCTAGAGAATATGAGCGCAATCGGGATTCGCTTATCATTGTCGCAGGCGCATGTCAGTCACACTTTGAAGCGTTGCTTCAATCCGGTGCAAATTTCGCAAGCTCCCCTGGGCGAATCATGATCCACGCGCTTGATCCTGTCTATGCGGCTGTACGCGCTTCGTTTACCCCATTTCGTGAGACGATCAACATTGCAGATGTGATCTCGCATACGATTAGCGGAAAGCATGGGGTGGGTGGCATAGAGACGATGGGGAAATATCGAGTAGGTGTACCACAACTGAAACCGGTAAATACAAGTAAAAATGTGAATATTGTGTGA
- the rsmA gene encoding 16S rRNA (adenine(1518)-N(6)/adenine(1519)-N(6))-dimethyltransferase RsmA, whose translation MGKPNTSNRKPSNRSANHDGDGIASSSRTKEIIRKHHFTFKKSLGQNFLIDHSVLDQIIAAAELDSTSGALEVGPGIGALTEKLAEAAGKVAALEIDRRLIPILSEVMEPHPHVNVILADVLKTDLKQLWAEQFTGCSKVSVVANLPYYVTTPIIMKLLEEQLPLENIVVMVQREVAERMAASPGGKQFGSLSIAVQYYCEPELVCVVPGGAFIPPPNVESAVIKLKRRQKPAVDVTDEAKFFHVVQTAFSQRRKTLANNLSALSGKDRKGELSELLIACEVQPERRAETLSLQEFARVTEALEAKGMLNVSH comes from the coding sequence ATGGGGAAGCCTAACACGTCGAATCGCAAGCCATCTAATCGTTCTGCTAATCATGATGGAGATGGTATTGCCTCTTCAAGCCGTACGAAGGAAATCATTCGCAAGCATCATTTTACGTTTAAGAAAAGCTTAGGGCAAAATTTCTTAATCGATCATTCGGTGCTTGATCAAATTATTGCCGCTGCCGAACTCGATAGCACAAGTGGTGCGCTTGAGGTTGGACCAGGCATTGGCGCATTAACCGAGAAGCTTGCTGAGGCAGCAGGTAAGGTGGCTGCGCTTGAGATTGATCGGAGACTCATTCCCATTCTTAGTGAGGTGATGGAGCCCCACCCGCATGTGAATGTCATCCTCGCAGATGTGCTAAAGACAGATTTAAAACAGCTTTGGGCAGAGCAGTTCACTGGTTGCAGCAAAGTAAGTGTCGTGGCGAATTTGCCTTACTATGTCACTACCCCGATCATTATGAAGTTGTTAGAGGAGCAATTACCGCTAGAAAATATTGTTGTCATGGTGCAACGAGAAGTTGCCGAGCGAATGGCGGCTTCACCTGGAGGCAAGCAGTTCGGTAGCCTCAGCATCGCTGTGCAATATTACTGTGAGCCCGAGCTCGTCTGTGTCGTACCTGGAGGGGCCTTTATACCGCCACCTAATGTAGAATCAGCCGTCATCAAGCTTAAGCGCAGGCAGAAGCCTGCTGTAGACGTTACAGATGAGGCAAAATTCTTTCATGTTGTACAGACGGCCTTCTCTCAGCGACGTAAGACTTTGGCCAATAACTTATCCGCACTATCGGGTAAGGACCGCAAAGGCGAGCTTTCTGAGCTGTTGATCGCTTGCGAGGTACAGCCTGAACGCCGTGCAGAGACATTATCGCTACAGGAGTTCGCACGCGTTACAGAAGCGCTCGAAGCTAAGGGCATGTTGAACGTGTCTCATTAA
- a CDS encoding G5 domain-containing protein, producing the protein MGPTPIAGAHDPRPTGKLFALRWKHEYLRRILLGAILTFSIIVMFISLEHRASTKQVSIVEDGIPSVIQTRTTNVLALLEEQEIQLNVHDQLSVSMTDSLKDGSVIVIDRAKGITVQADGHEELKFTTADTVGEAVEALNLSLGSEDLISPSISTSVEEGMKVTVTRVKTEIIETSEPIGFSVVQEKNANLAEGKQKIVTTGQEGILIHKTMNTYKNGKLVSEKLVESVVSKEAVNQVVAVGTKKAQVSMLSYNGKPTAVEASVVNLNGKSVKVKRTLSNVTLTAYHAGFASTGKNKGDKGYGITASGTTVEEGRTIAVDPDVIPMGWWVYIEGIGFRRAEDTGSAIKGKKIDVFYESESYVNKFGKKRGYTVYVIGPVKPTAN; encoded by the coding sequence ATGGGACCTACTCCGATTGCTGGAGCCCATGATCCACGACCGACCGGCAAGCTTTTCGCACTGCGATGGAAGCATGAGTATTTGCGTAGAATACTTTTAGGCGCAATTCTCACTTTCTCAATCATCGTTATGTTCATATCGTTGGAGCATCGCGCATCAACGAAGCAAGTATCCATCGTAGAAGACGGAATTCCATCCGTCATCCAGACAAGGACAACTAATGTCCTTGCATTACTTGAAGAGCAGGAAATCCAGCTTAACGTACATGATCAATTATCGGTATCTATGACAGACTCTCTTAAAGATGGAAGTGTCATCGTAATTGATCGCGCTAAAGGGATTACTGTACAAGCCGATGGTCATGAAGAATTAAAATTTACAACTGCGGATACGGTAGGAGAAGCCGTTGAAGCGCTTAATCTCTCACTTGGCTCAGAGGATCTGATCTCTCCATCCATTTCGACATCTGTCGAAGAAGGGATGAAGGTTACGGTTACTCGTGTGAAGACAGAGATCATAGAAACGAGTGAACCCATTGGGTTCAGCGTCGTGCAAGAGAAAAATGCTAATCTTGCCGAAGGGAAGCAGAAAATCGTTACAACAGGACAAGAGGGTATACTCATTCATAAGACTATGAATACGTATAAGAATGGCAAGCTTGTTAGTGAGAAGCTTGTGGAATCTGTTGTGTCGAAGGAAGCTGTTAATCAAGTTGTAGCTGTCGGTACCAAGAAAGCTCAAGTGTCGATGCTGTCTTATAACGGCAAGCCAACTGCTGTTGAAGCTTCGGTAGTGAACTTGAATGGGAAGTCAGTGAAAGTAAAGCGGACGTTAAGCAATGTGACGTTGACTGCTTATCATGCTGGTTTTGCATCTACGGGTAAAAATAAAGGCGATAAAGGCTACGGTATTACTGCTTCCGGCACAACCGTTGAAGAAGGCCGTACGATTGCAGTAGATCCAGATGTCATTCCGATGGGATGGTGGGTTTACATCGAGGGAATTGGCTTTAGACGCGCAGAGGATACAGGTAGTGCGATTAAAGGCAAGAAGATCGATGTCTTTTACGAGAGCGAATCGTATGTAAACAAATTCGGTAAGAAGCGTGGATATACAGTGTATGTAATTGGGCCTGTTAAGCCGACTGCCAATTAA